In the Ignavibacteriales bacterium genome, GTTGAATGTGCAAATAAAATAATGCCTATTAATTGAGTTGTCTGAGAGTATATTATTGCTCCAATAATATATAAGGAAATTGAAATAGCCCGATGATGAACAATGTTGTAAGCTATTGCCCCAATTCTAGTGTTGAAAATATAACCAATCATTCCTATATCTGGAATTAATAACAGTGCTGGAAACCACCACCACGATATTTCTAGTTTTGAAAAAAGATAAATAGAAAGTATGAATAAAAATAATTCTTCCATTTTTAGTAAATATTTCATTTAGACCTCTTGACTCACATCATTATAATAATCTGTGTTTTTAAAATAAGT is a window encoding:
- a CDS encoding DUF4260 domain-containing protein; the protein is MKYLLKMEELFLFILSIYLFSKLEISWWWFPALLLIPDIGMIGYIFNTRIGAIAYNIVHHRAISISLYIIGAIIYSQTTQLIGIILFAHSTIDRVFDYGFKYLDNFKHTHLTEIETNVKMKN